ATCATCGCGGCGATCGCTTTTGACCCCGAGCGCGATCGGCAACTGCGGACGCTGGATGCCCGCCACCTGTTCGAAACCAACACCACGCGCCTTGGGCTGCGCCGGGACGCGTGGCTGCGCGGCTACGGCTATGAATTCATCGAGCTGTTTGTGCCTACGCTGACACGTGCTCTGGTCGAGCAAGCGTTACGAAGCGAGGGCCCGGACGCCTGGGGCGACCACATCTGATCCGGACGGATCGGCGATGGCGGCCGATTGCTCGGGCCACAGGCCCAGCGGTCGCTGTCAACGCGACGGCCACCGATGACGGGCTGCGCCGCGCCGGCCCGCCCAGCGCGTTGTCCTACAAGCCGATCACCTCCGGCAGTGCCGCGCGGTTGGGCAAGAATGGAAAGGACTTTTCGACCGATAAGGCAATGCGATCGAGCAGCGCCTGGTCTGTGATCTCGTAGCCACTGAAATCCGCGTCGATGGCGTACACGCCCACGGGCAGCGTCAGCGCCCTGAAAAAGCTGAACAACGGGCGAAGCTGGTGGTCAATCACCAGCGAATGACGCTGGCTTCCGCCCGCAGCGGCCAGCAGGACGGGCCTGTCCACCAGCGCATCCTGACCCACGAAGTCGAACAGGTGCTTGAACAGGCCGCTGTACGAGCCGCGGTACACAGGGCTGGCCACAATCAGCATGTCCGCAGACTCGATGGCGCTGATCTCTGCTTCGGCGATGGCGTTCAGGTGGCTGCGATACACCGCACTGCCCAAGTGGGGTGCGATGGCGCCGAGTTCGACCACGCGCGCCTGAATGGGGTGCGCCTCAGCCAGCGTATGCAAAATCTGCTCCACCAGCGCCCATGTCTTTGAAGGCCGGTTGACACTTCCGGCCACCGCGACCACCTTGAGTTTTTTCTGACCCATCGAACATCCTCTTCGACCCATGTGGCACCTTGCAACGGTGCACGCCCATTCAAAAAGCGGGGCGCATGGGCATTAGAGCGCTGTAGGGCGCGCGGCGTGGCTCGAAACTCGACTATCGATATGCGTTCCGTGGCGCGCTGCATTACACGTTGCAGCGCGCCGTGGGTTCAAGAGCGCCGCGCCGCCTGACGCCCGGTGCGCGTGGCACGCACCGCACGCGCGACTTTTCCTTCGTCTTCAGACTTCGGCGCCTTGCCGCTCGAATAGGCCTTCTTGGCCGCCATGACGGCGGCGGCCAGAGCGAGCAGTTTGATCAGTTTCATGACGATGGGTCCCTTGGTTTTGACTATGAATTGGAGACCCACAGTATCTGGCGGTGCGCCGGCAGCGCCTGTGCGCCGATTCCGACGTAGGCGTCCGACAAAGGCGGATTCGGGCCAGAGTTTGACCTGACCACGCCGCGCAACGCGCTCAGTACGACAGCGTACGCACCCCATCGGCGGTACCGATCAGGCAGACGTCGGCCTTCTGGTGCGCGAATACCCCCACGGTGACGACGCCGGGCCACTGGTTCACTTCGCTCTCGAAGCCCAGCGGATCCAGAATCAGCAGGCCGCGCACGTCCAGGATGTGCTGGCCGTTGTCGGTTACCAAGGGCTTGCCGTCCTTCAGGCGCAGCGTGGCCAGGCCGTTCAGCTTTTCAAACTGCCGCGTGATGCGCTGCGCAGCCATCGGAATCACTTCCACAGGCAGCGGAAACTGCCCCAGCGCATCCACCAGCTTCGATTCATCGGCGATGCAGACAAAGCGGCGCGCCTGCGCGGCGACGATCTTCTCGCGCGTCAGCGCGGCGCCGCCGCCTTTGACGAGGTGCCCGCGCGGGTCGATCTCGTCCGCGCCGTCGATGTACACCGCCAGCTCGCCCACCTGATTGGCGTCGAACACCGGAATGCCCTGCGCCTTCAGCAGCCGCGTGGATGCCTCTGACGACGACACTGCGCCCGCAATGCGGTCCTTGATCAGGCCCAGCTCGTCAATGAACTTGTTCACCGTTGAGCCGGTGCCCACGCCCACGATTTCGCCCGGCACCACGTAGTCCAGCGCAGCCTGGCCCACGAGGGCCTTCAATTCGTCCTGGGTCATTTGCGACAATTCCTCCACACCTACACAAAGTCTTGCTGAGAATTATCCAATGGCCCTGATTCCCTACGGTCTGGCGCGCCCGTTTTTGTTCAACCTCGACCCCGAAGCGGCGCACGACCTGACCATCGACAGCCTGGCGCGCGGCGCTGGCACGCCGCTGCAATGGGCCTGGTGCCACAGCCGGGTGAACGACCCGATCACCCTGGCCGGGCTGCAGTTGCCGAACCGCGTTGGCCTGGCGGCGGGGCTGGACAAGAACGCCCGCGCCATCGACGGCTTTGCGGGGATGGGTTTCGGTTTTGTCGAGGTGGGCACCGTTACGCCACTGGCGCAGCCGGGCAACCCCAAGCCGCGCATGTTCCGCCTGCCCGAGGCCAATGCGCTGATCAACCGCATGGGCTTCAACAACGATGGGCTGGATGCGTTTGTGCGCAACGTCAAAAGCTCTCGTTTGTATAGCAGCCAGCGCACGTCCGGCGGGCGCCAGCGCATGGTTTTGGGCTTGAACATCGGCAAGAACGCCGCCACGCCGATAGAGCGCGCCACCGACGATTACCTGATCGGCTTGGCGGGCGTTTTCCCCTACGCCGACTACGTGACGGTGAACATCTCCAGCCCCAACACCAAGAACCTGCGCGACCTGCAAAGCGATGCCGCGCTGGATGCGCTGCTGGGCGCTCTGAAGTCGCGCCAGCGCGAGCTGGCCGACGAGCACGCGCGCGAGGTGCCGCTGTTCCTGAAGATCGCGCCCGATCTGGACGGCGACCAAGTGCAGGCCATTGCCGATGCGCTGTTGCGCCACGGCATCGACGGCGTGGTCGCCACCAACACCACCTTGT
This genomic interval from Ottowia oryzae contains the following:
- the msuE gene encoding FMN reductase, yielding MGQKKLKVVAVAGSVNRPSKTWALVEQILHTLAEAHPIQARVVELGAIAPHLGSAVYRSHLNAIAEAEISAIESADMLIVASPVYRGSYSGLFKHLFDFVGQDALVDRPVLLAAAGGSQRHSLVIDHQLRPLFSFFRALTLPVGVYAIDADFSGYEITDQALLDRIALSVEKSFPFLPNRAALPEVIGL
- the rpiA gene encoding ribose-5-phosphate isomerase RpiA; the encoded protein is MTQDELKALVGQAALDYVVPGEIVGVGTGSTVNKFIDELGLIKDRIAGAVSSSEASTRLLKAQGIPVFDANQVGELAVYIDGADEIDPRGHLVKGGGAALTREKIVAAQARRFVCIADESKLVDALGQFPLPVEVIPMAAQRITRQFEKLNGLATLRLKDGKPLVTDNGQHILDVRGLLILDPLGFESEVNQWPGVVTVGVFAHQKADVCLIGTADGVRTLSY
- a CDS encoding quinone-dependent dihydroorotate dehydrogenase, translated to MALIPYGLARPFLFNLDPEAAHDLTIDSLARGAGTPLQWAWCHSRVNDPITLAGLQLPNRVGLAAGLDKNARAIDGFAGMGFGFVEVGTVTPLAQPGNPKPRMFRLPEANALINRMGFNNDGLDAFVRNVKSSRLYSSQRTSGGRQRMVLGLNIGKNAATPIERATDDYLIGLAGVFPYADYVTVNISSPNTKNLRDLQSDAALDALLGALKSRQRELADEHAREVPLFLKIAPDLDGDQVQAIADALLRHGIDGVVATNTTLSREAVQGMPHAQETGGLSGAPVREASNRVIAGLRAALGPQFPIIGVGGILSGADAVAKIRAGADVVQLYTGLIYKGPALVQEVAQALRAAR